ATGCATGGAAATTATTTTCGTCTGCCATGACAAATATTCAGGAAGAAATTGATTACAAAAGATCAGATGAACAACTGCAAGGCACCGATTTAGCAGAGGGACATCCGATATCTGTTTTACTGATGGGGATTGATGAACCGGAAAGAAAGGATGACATTTATCGTCGTTCAGACACACTCATTTACTTAACATTAAACCCACAAACTAAATCAACCCATATGGTCAGCATACCTCGTGACACATTGACTGAAATTGTTGGACATGGAACGGAAGATAAAATCAATCATTCTTATGCTTTTGGAGGCACAGCAATGGCACTAAGAACTGTGGAAAAATTCCTGGGCGCTCCGATTGACTACTATGTAAAAGTAGACATGAGAGGGTTTCAGGACATTGTTGATACGGTTAATGGCATAGATGTAACAAACCCTTTTGAATTTACGCAAGGAAACTTTACTTTTGAAGAAGGCCCTATTCATTTAGGAGGGGAAGAAGCTTTATCTTATATACGTATGATAAAGGAAGATCCAAAAGGAGACTTCGGACCTCAGAAAAGACAGCGACAAGTAATCCAAGCACTGCTAGAAAAAGGGACAACCATTCCAGGTTTAACATCTTCCATTTCTAATCTTGAAGAAATTATTACAACTGTTGAAGATAACGTCCGAACAAACCTGGATCTAAAGGAAATGTGGGACATCCAAAAGAATTACAGCGATGCGCTTAATCATATTGAAGAGCATGAAATAGTAGGGGAAGAAATAGAAAAAAATAAAACCTTTTATTATGTACCTGATGAAAGTGAGATGGAGCGGCTTTCTGAGGAGCTGAATGGGCAGTTGTGGAGATAAAAG
This region of Oceanobacillus sp. FSL K6-2867 genomic DNA includes:
- a CDS encoding LCP family protein codes for the protein MNKSMLKKTVLIVVIVLIVGAAAIGSYAWKLFSSAMTNIQEEIDYKRSDEQLQGTDLAEGHPISVLLMGIDEPERKDDIYRRSDTLIYLTLNPQTKSTHMVSIPRDTLTEIVGHGTEDKINHSYAFGGTAMALRTVEKFLGAPIDYYVKVDMRGFQDIVDTVNGIDVTNPFEFTQGNFTFEEGPIHLGGEEALSYIRMIKEDPKGDFGPQKRQRQVIQALLEKGTTIPGLTSSISNLEEIITTVEDNVRTNLDLKEMWDIQKNYSDALNHIEEHEIVGEEIEKNKTFYYVPDESEMERLSEELNGQLWR